The DNA sequence CAAGCTGATGGATTTAGATAAAACCCTAAAACCTGGACGCTATAAACTAAAGCCTGACATGAACAACCGAGCGGCAATTGCCACTTTTCGCTCAGGAAACCAGGCGCCTGTCAATATTACATTTAACAATTTAAGATTCCTAAAAGATCTGCCCGCTAAATTAGCGGGAAAGTTGGAAATGGACAGCGCAGCCCTTGCTGAGGCGATAAATGATGACTCGATAATGCTGGAGTATGGTTTTGACTCCCTGAATTATAAATCAATGTTTATTCCTAATACTTATACGGTATTCTGGGATATATCGCCGAAGGAATTGCTGCAAAGAATGAATTATGAATATAAGCGGTTTTGGAATGATAGCCGTTTGGCCAAAGCCGACAGCCTTGAACTCACTGCTCAGCAGGTCTCGACTCTGGCGTCAATCGTTTATGCTGAATCCAAAAAATCTGATGAATACCCACGCATTGCTGGCGTTTATTATAATCGACTGAAGCGGGGAATTAAGTTAGATGCTGACCCGACGCTCGTTTATGCCTGGCAGGATTTTACCATTAAGCGGGTTTTGAACAAGCATAAAGTTATTGACAGTCCTTTTAACACTTACAAAAACGCTGGCCTGCCCCCAGGACCGATCAATATGCCATCTATTAAAGCGATTGACGGTGTTTTAAACCTTGAGCATCATAAATACCTTTATTTCTGTGCCAGTGAAGATTTCTCGGGCTATCATAATTTTGCTCGAACACTCACAGAACACAATCGAAATGCGGCAAAATTTCAGCGAGCGTTGAACAAGGCCCGAATATATAAATAAGCAAGTGTGGTCGTCAGTCTATATTGCGACAATCTCAGCTTAAAAGTAAAGTCCATGAATCAAGAAGATCCATGGACTTTTTTTATTTCTTTTTATAGGTGAGCATCAATACGCCTGAAGGGTAATTTTCTGAAGAGACCAAATCAAACCCGGTTTCCTTTACTCCCGACGGAAACAAGGGAATCCCCCCTCCAATAATGGTTGGAATCAGGCAAATCATCATCTCATCGATCAGTTCATGGTTTAGGCAATGTCCAACTAACTGACCTCCCCCGAGTAACCACACATTTTTTTCTCGCTGAATTGAAGTCAGCACCTCTGCGTTCAACTCATTCAACACCATAGTATTTGGCGTCTTCGCCTTATAATCAGCCTGAGTGGTTACAATATAGGTTTGATGCTCAGGGTAAGGCCAGTCCACACCAAAACCCAATATTTCCTCGTACGATTGTCGGCCCATCAGAATCACATCAACGCCGTTCAAAAAATCAGCATAGCCATAATCCAGCTGATCGGGATTTGGTACCGCATAAAGCCAGTCCAGGCTACCATCTTGCCTGGCAATATACCCATCCAATGAGCTGGCAATGTATAATTGTAGTTTGTTCATCTTTTAAAAGCCTGTGTCTCCCATTAATGCTAACAATTCTATTTCAAAAGTCAGGTGCTTACCCGCCAGTGCATGATTTTGATCCAAGGTAACACTGTCGGCAGTCAAGGCCACTACCATTACCTGAAAAGGCTGCCCTTCGGCAGTTTGACCCTGGAGGTTTTTCCCGACCTCCAAAACCATCTCAGCAGGGAGGTTTAAGTTCGCCCTTGGAACCGTTACTACTTTTTGTTCCTCCCGCTCGCCATAGGCCTTTTCAGGGGAGAGGGTTACAGATTTCTTTTCACCAACGGCCATACCAAATACCGCTTCCTCAAATCCACGAATCATTTGCCCAAATCCTAAAGCAAACTCCAGCGGTTCTTTGCCTAAAGAGGTATCGAACACCGTACCATCCTCAAGTTTCCCTGTATAGTGAACTCTGACCAAGTTCCCCTTCTCTGCTACTTCATTCATCATCAAAAAATAAAATAAAAAAAGCCGAGAAGCATCATGCTCCTCGGCTTAAATATCGGAAAAAATCGCTAATTAAGCGATCTCTACTAATTCAATATCAAATACTAAATCTTCGCCAGCCAACTCATGGTTACCATCGATAGTAACTGTCTCTTCAGTCAATTCCAAAACCTTTACAGGGAAAGGCTGCCCGTCAGGACCCTGAGCGTATAGCGTTTGACCAACGGCTACTTCCATGTCCTCAGGAAGAGAAGTACGTGGCATTTGCTGGATCATTTCAGGTCTTGACTCGCCGTATGCTTCTGCACTTGGAATAGTAATTGTTTTTTTATCACCAATAGCCATTCCATGAACTGCTGCATCAAAACCAGGGATCATTTGACCTGCACCAAGTTCAAAAGCCAATGGCTCACGTCCTGCTGAAGAATCAAATTGTGTTCCGTCAGTAAGACGACCTGTATAATGTACTTTTACTTGGTTTCCCTTCTCTGCTACACTCATAGTTGTATATATAATAATTTAAAATTTCATAATTATCCTACACCTTGAACAATAAACGTTCCAAGGTATAATATCGGCCATATTGGCAGGTTAATCCACCTGCTCCATAATAGAGCGGTATGCCAAGGCCTTTTCTCCGAATTTTGCTTTCGATTTTTGCTGAAGTGCTGGTGAAGATTTGGTGATATACTGATTCAAAATCGCTTTTGATTTTGCAAAATACTGACAAACATAAGTCACCCCTTCATTTTGTTTCAAATGGGACATCAGTCGAAAAATCTTATGATCCTCGAAATACCCCGTCGCCATTACTTCGGGCATATGTTCTTCTTTCATCCATTTTAGCCAGGCTTCTTCAATGCCCTCTTCCACCGATATGGTAACGTTATATACTATCATACACTCAGTTTTCTTATTACAATCTTAGGAAACGACAAGGCGTCTCCCCTGCATCAGCCTCTATAGGACCCGCTATTATTAAATACCAAAACACAACGACATTGGTTTATTGAACTCCACAATGCCTGCAAAAAACTCCATTTGCAGGAGATTATTCCGTGAAATCACCTCTTGAAATAGCGTAATTACCATCACTCTTTTGTATTTTTCAGTACAAAACTGCCTAAAATTTTCATAAAATCCATGTCAAGTCATCATATCATCAGAGATAATCAAGAACCCGCTCTACTAATTCTGCAATTAGCCCCCACCGACGAGGCATTTTTAGACCAAATATTGGAGTGGTCGCCAACAGTCATCACCACAACAGACTATTATGAGCGAGTAATCATGCATGGCATTAAAGTGGATTTAGTGGTGGGCCCGCCATCGCCAAATACAGAAAATCAGCCAAACCAAAAACATGATTATTTCAATTCACCCCTATCAGACTACTGGATCAATGACCTCATCAATGAATTGATTCGCAAATCCTATATTGGCTTATATATCTTCGCACCATCGAATTTATGTACGCAAATAGATACAAAAAAAGCACTACCCTTCCAAATTAGCCTGATTGACGAGCAATTTGTATGGAAATTGAGTCATAAACCCATCGACAAATGGTTTAAAGCAGGGCAAAAACTTCAATCAGCTACTGCCGATATTTATCAAAAAGAAAAAATAATCATCAGCAAAAATGGACTATTTGAAGTACCCAATAGTGGAATGGTAAGTATTAAAGCATCTCATGCCTTTTGGTGGGCAGAGTATTTACAGTGATTTAAATAAAGAAATCTTTAAAAACCGTTACCGCTTGCTCAGGCTGAAAAATCACCGATACTACATCAAAACGTATTTGCCCCTTCCAAGCCTTTTTCCGGAGGAAAGCCTCTGCCACGTACTGAATCGCCCGGAACTTTTGGACACTCACCGCTTGTTCGGGGTAACCATACTTGCTGCTATTTCTCGACTTCACCTCTACAAACACAAGAACCCGCTGATCCCACATAATCAAATCGACCTCGTTTCTTCCGTACCTATAGTTCCTTTCTATAAGCCGATATCCTAAATTTTGTAAATGTGATAGGGCAATA is a window from the Persicobacter psychrovividus genome containing:
- the mltG gene encoding endolytic transglycosylase MltG, coding for MKRTKIIAIALIVGSMLSATFLFYGYQLLKSPNILVGKKSPEYIYIKSGDTFKDLQNQLFDRKIVNDAVAFSFVAKLMDLDKTLKPGRYKLKPDMNNRAAIATFRSGNQAPVNITFNNLRFLKDLPAKLAGKLEMDSAALAEAINDDSIMLEYGFDSLNYKSMFIPNTYTVFWDISPKELLQRMNYEYKRFWNDSRLAKADSLELTAQQVSTLASIVYAESKKSDEYPRIAGVYYNRLKRGIKLDADPTLVYAWQDFTIKRVLNKHKVIDSPFNTYKNAGLPPGPINMPSIKAIDGVLNLEHHKYLYFCASEDFSGYHNFARTLTEHNRNAAKFQRALNKARIYK
- a CDS encoding dihydrofolate reductase family protein, which encodes MNKLQLYIASSLDGYIARQDGSLDWLYAVPNPDQLDYGYADFLNGVDVILMGRQSYEEILGFGVDWPYPEHQTYIVTTQADYKAKTPNTMVLNELNAEVLTSIQREKNVWLLGGGQLVGHCLNHELIDEMMICLIPTIIGGGIPLFPSGVKETGFDLVSSENYPSGVLMLTYKKK
- a CDS encoding peptidylprolyl isomerase, whose product is MMNEVAEKGNLVRVHYTGKLEDGTVFDTSLGKEPLEFALGFGQMIRGFEEAVFGMAVGEKKSVTLSPEKAYGEREEQKVVTVPRANLNLPAEMVLEVGKNLQGQTAEGQPFQVMVVALTADSVTLDQNHALAGKHLTFEIELLALMGDTGF
- a CDS encoding peptidylprolyl isomerase — translated: MSVAEKGNQVKVHYTGRLTDGTQFDSSAGREPLAFELGAGQMIPGFDAAVHGMAIGDKKTITIPSAEAYGESRPEMIQQMPRTSLPEDMEVAVGQTLYAQGPDGQPFPVKVLELTEETVTIDGNHELAGEDLVFDIELVEIA
- a CDS encoding DUF4286 family protein, which encodes MIVYNVTISVEEGIEEAWLKWMKEEHMPEVMATGYFEDHKIFRLMSHLKQNEGVTYVCQYFAKSKAILNQYITKSSPALQQKSKAKFGEKALAYRSIMEQVD
- a CDS encoding YraN family protein; the encoded protein is MQDTTKNKNTHFGRIGEDIALSHLQNLGYRLIERNYRYGRNEVDLIMWDQRVLVFVEVKSRNSSKYGYPEQAVSVQKFRAIQYVAEAFLRKKAWKGQIRFDVVSVIFQPEQAVTVFKDFFI